The genomic stretch aacatttttatcagattaagaaaatatgctttcaggatacctagataaacctcccctatgaaaatctgacgcgctcgagtatttcaaaaggactttttttttctgcattttcaaaaattcatcgtaacttatcgtcatgccgtaattgtcagtttttttaaggggagctttctTGGGGCCtaattaacaccccttccgaaaatctgacgcgctcgagtaaatttttttttgtgcatttttgacgaatttatatgcctagccccaccacgcaaaccggcagattagtataccgttgttatcagaggcacttggggcatacgtagtatgaatatctgacgcgctcgagaatgcccaagtaactgttttttacatttttgaaaatccgtacacgccaaacccaccgctaaaatggtttttaccatagaagcttttcttttcgaaattattttctctttcgattttgataagtctcgacgacgccgttgaattacgccatttagctacctcgcctccctatctataaagaagtttcacttcttacttgtgtacactagtacgcatacattttttttatttataatgcttcaatcgaaaaatttatatctaaatgtggtaagtgcaaaattttaatttacatgatgattaataaaatatcttagtaaaatatgataaaaacaaaGCAGGAAAAAGTTgtcttttaaactttttttgtcTTTAGTATATCACTACTTTTTGCTTATTTTTTGGGACACCTGTATCGATACTTACCTTTTTTATActcacaattattattttcataatattatttctacatattatttaaattgttctgCCTTCTGTCCGATTCTATGCATTACTTTTTTACGTTTCGGCGGAGTTTACAAATACCGGGACAGTGGACACGggtttaaaatttacataatataatattaatatttcataataatattatgaagtcatctgatataatatatatatttattattcacgaTGTGTTCACGATTAattgaagtaaaattatttcttcaaaagtttaaaatttagttATAGCAACTTTGTTGCATCATAGCGTGATGCGTCGGTCGCACTCGAGTGATATAGAATTGCGCTTGGTTGGGTTGTGTTTTCCCTCCTTTTCTGCgattgtatatatttattggtgTCAGCTTCTGTTATTCAGCAAATTATACTTGATTCATTATTGTGTACTTTCCGAAATTCAGAATGCGTAAAATATCTAAAAGCCGTGCAGACGATGATGTTGTATCATCTACTAATGGATCCGGGTCGCTTGGTATTGAAGATCAAGAAGCTGACCAGAGTGTGGAGCGTGAAGAAGATAAATCTGGATCTAAAGATAAGAATGATAGTATAAACGATGGAGATTCTGATGATTCTAAAGAACTCGTAACTAGTAAATCAAAAACCAAATCAAAGAAACGTAAATCTGGGAAGAATAACAAAACCAATGATGATGACGATCAAACTGATTCGGATCTAAAGCAAAATGATGATACAGCTGATGATGTTGATTCCGTGGAATCCAAAGAAACGcctaaaaaaaaacctaaaagCGAAAGTAAGGCTAAATCCAAAAAGGGGAAATCAGGACGGGAGACTAAGAAGAATGTAGCAGAGGAAGAAGAATATGAGGTAGTGTTAAGTAGATTTAAAGGTTCCAGCATAAGGTTATGCCTGaagaatatataaattattatgtacttgaaTTTCAGGTTGAAAGAATTGTTGATTCTAAGAGAATTAAAGGAAAACTCCATTATTTGATTCGTTGGAAGGGATACAGTGCAGATAGTGATTCTTGGGAACCCCATGATACATTATCTTGCCCcgatgttataaataaatataatgaagaAGTAAGTAGTTTTTTTCACCTATTTGCTTAtgcaaaatgtataatattgatactaaaattaatttatttatttttatttatttattttaacataatattaattcttagatgatataatttacattgaTGCAATCATAAACTCATTCAGgtaaaaatttagaatatgGACCGTCGTTGCGGGGGTGGGGAGGGGAGGGGGGGTCGGGGGGAACTCCTCGGTACCACTCTCCCCCTGcgcagaccagtagttcctgagatattCAAGGTCAAAGTTTGAGGTTATAATTGGGCCTAAAGTGACAAATAATAGAGGGGAGGATAAACCTTTCCCTTCTCTCCACTCCAGGCACTATATTGCTTCTGCTTCTGCTCCAGCGCTGCGGAAAGTGCAGCCCTATCACCCTTGCGTAGCTAAGTACAGGCACCGTACGAGCCGAAGCGGCTGAGGCTGGTCGCCGAAGGCGACCAAACAGCCGAAGCTGCGTAGGCGAGCTAGGTAGTGCTTAGCTACAGCGGGCGAGGGCTACTCTCCCTCCGCGCTTCcggattttttaatacactctAGGGGTAAGAGCGGAAGGACCACGTGGAGTCGGGGTTGACAGATTTGGTTATGTGACTGCTCATTTTTTGTGTAATGGATTTATGTGTGTTACATTACccataattgtattattattattagaattacttaaatttaattataattaaatgtaattgaactgaattattaattaatggcCGAGCAGCTACATTGCTGATGTGGCTAGTAGTAAACTAGTGTTTTGTGTAATGTCTTTATCTTtactaaaatactttatttacatatcTTTGTGCGTTGTTATTATTAtccaatatatttatattttagaggaaatatattaaaaaaacaaaattattttaatgaattttaaatattaataacaaatttaacatacttattttaacttctacaatatacatatacaataatactaaaataactatcaattcatgtattttataaagtattattgtgataaaaatatcactaAAGCTGTACCTATGAGTAAATCTTTTGCTAGTGACAAGCATCTGTCAACGTCAAAATTACGAAAAGTAgtacaaaattaaacaaatttgttttttttattataaaaaaatacgcggCTGCGCAAGTTGAAACTTCGTAAAATTACTTCTCAGAGTCTTATCTTATCGCTATAAAATCGCCGATATCCAACTCGACGGTCCATATTCTAAATTTTATCCCTCATtcaagttaataaaatgtaatgtaattgtaatttttgaaACTAAAGGaccatacaaaatttaaagtttatgGTCAAtgaatatgaatttttaaagataCACAATATTGTCTAAAGCTGgctcaaaaaatattactaatatcaaaatctgttataacaaaatttaagaTGCGAAGTATgtgatgtatttttattagacaTTTGTACTCATAAAAGTGTTACTAAAAATATGTGTTGGATAAGCACAATATTCAAATTTGATAAGAATTCATGTCAAATGGCATTATATCCCTCATTATTACTAAATATAACTTGAATAAAAGACAATAAATTACAACTAAAAATTGCAGAAAGAAATTCCTCCCAAAAAGAGTAATAAGAGGAAAGCTAAAAAAAAGGAGACCAAAGTTCCAGCCAAACGAGCAAAAACTAACTGGGACAGTGAAAATGCTGATGAAAATGCAGAATATGAAGTAAGTTTACACAAGAATTTATGCGATACATAAAAACACCAATACTgaatacacaatacacatataaatataattctattttctatgaatattataaatatgaatagcTGTATACATGtttgatactttttacgaTAGAATACTGTTCAGATTTGAATAAAACTACAGTATCACAGGTTATTAACTATAGAAATACTTGATACATGAGCTATAGAAATATGTACTTGATTTTACCTGCACATATTATACAGTAAAACACcgattaattgaattaattggAGCCAGTCGATTTGGATAATCTGTGTTTTAGtgtacttattattttcttttatcaaacaatatgttattgttttaaatcaaTGAGAAATGTTTAATCATTTTTTGTCAAATCTAAAGGTGGAACGCATTTTGGAAGTCCATCATAAGAAGAATGGAGACAGGGAATTTTTAATCCATTGGAAGGGATGGTCTAGCAAGTTTGATTCATGGGAGCCAGAGAAGAATTTAAACTGTCCTGATTTAATCAAGAGATTTATGGATAAGGTATAATCTTATAGTGTTCCtagctataatatattaaaaaaaaaaaaatatgcaaataattttgaaacaagaaatctatttttattttatcttttttcttcacattttattctacatttaaaaattcattaataGTACAAttctacatttaaaaatcattaaaaattcattaataGTAACAATAGagtaacaaattttaaaatatctaagaTCATGTTTGTAAATCGGGTACTTTTTATCaagaaaaattactttaaataccTATCTCTAAAACTGTTAGAATTCATAGGGTGATAGGGTTTTAAATGGTTAAATAAGTAAGaagcaatattaattatatgccCCTAACAGAAATTGGTTGATTTACCATGTAATGCTGTATAATAATCCTTTTTCGAACATTTTTCCACAtcatatataatatcaaatttatacatagattcaattttatatttatttatttaaccatcgaatttaaaataaatttcgtaAGTTGAAAGTTATGTAActgatatatgtatatcacAGGTGAGTGTCGCACGTTCGTCAACGGGAAGAAATTTGCGTGTTGCTCCGGAAACTACGAACCGGTTCACTTTACAAGATCCCTCGTCCGGACGTCGTCTTAGCAAACGCAGAGGACAAAGACAAAGGTATAACATTTAACACATGTCATCAATTAAAAATCTCATAATTAACTGCAATACATCGAAATCTGACAAATTTTTTCATGTTATTTTGCATTTATCGCCTTTCAAATAATTGTTCCTCTTAACGGGTTCAATAATCAAGAGTTCAATAATCAATAATgtcgtaaaaatatatagggATGTTGGAGTGCAATAGAACGAAAatgtctatttttattaaaatttgatttatattcttaaattatttatttttcaccgAAGAGCCATTCTTAAACTATTATGAGACATCAAAAATTGACTTTGCTCAACACTGCTTGTTCCGATGTGCCTGAAGTCTGGGGTTCTATGGAACATCTGGggaacataaataattaacatttttatgaatataaaaaacacacaATCATAAgttattgcttaataatacgttttctattaacttttttatataacggGTAAATAAATAggcgtaaaataaattattttcagggaaacattttattttatcccgGCGATTCGGAAAATTACTCAGCTTGAGACATATAAACTGTGCCAGACCCTATCAGATTTTCGCTATTGATTTCTCACCATTGTAacttaaaaacttaaaatcaaTCTGATACAATGTATGTGGCACGCTAGAAGACATAGAATCGTAATTTCATAGTTATCATATGATTATCCTTAGTTTCCTAGAATCCCTTTCCACTGTACAATATCGAAAATTTCAAACTTGAacattaaattgttaattaatattttccattTAACTTTACTTCAATTAATTGCTGAAATGACTAAGTTATGTGAAATCAAAATGTAATATGCCTTtctttaagtatttattttgtaaaattgaaaGTTGCATCTTTTTATCGTCTTATAACTTTACAACTGTACCTATACGAAAAAGGGACCCGGACGCTGCACTGCCACAACGCTTAGTGTG from Colias croceus chromosome 9, ilColCroc2.1 encodes the following:
- the LOC123694646 gene encoding chromo domain protein LHP1-like, which translates into the protein MRKISKSRADDDVVSSTNGSGSLGIEDQEADQSVEREEDKSGSKDKNDSINDGDSDDSKELVTSKSKTKSKKRKSGKNNKTNDDDDQTDSDLKQNDDTADDVDSVESKETPKKKPKSESKAKSKKGKSGRETKKNVAEEEEYEVERIVDSKRIKGKLHYLIRWKGYSADSDSWEPHDTLSCPDVINKYNEEKEIPPKKSNKRKAKKKETKVPAKRAKTNWDSENADENAEYEVERILEVHHKKNGDREFLIHWKGWSSKFDSWEPEKNLNCPDLIKRFMDKVSVARSSTGRNLRVAPETTNRFTLQDPSSGRRLSKRRGQRQRVRYDDAE